In Ferrimicrobium acidiphilum DSM 19497, the DNA window ACTCAATAATGTCAACCAGTACGACCGGATTCTCGGTCTGGTTAGCCGTCTCCCCGATCATGCAAAGATCACTGCAGGCGGTGTCGACCTAGACCGCAATGGATACTTCTTCCCAGCTACCGTCGTTGACAATCTAAAGCAAGAGGATGAGATCATCCAAAACGAGATCTTTGGACCGATCATCACCGTGCAAACCTTCGACACCGAGGAGGAGGCAATTCGACTCGCCAACGACGTTGAATATGGTTTGGCCTCAAGCATCTGGACCCGTGATCACGGTACTGCCATGCGAGTCTCTCGAAGTCTCGACTTCGGTGCAGTCTGGATCAACACACACATTCCGATCATTGGAGAGATGCCCCATGGTGGCTTTAAGCACTCCGGCTACGGCAAAGACCTGTCTATGTATGGCTTTGAAGACTACACTCGCATCAAGCATGTGATGAGTTTCATTGGCAATGACTGAGGGTTAACACTACGCCAGATTCCGTCTGCTGGAGATGAAGCTCAAGACTAAAACATAATGGCCCCGGGGCTTTAATCCCGGGGCCATTATGTTAGCAAGCTATCCGACTCTACAGTATTCCAACCACACCGACTCAAACGGTCAGGACTACGTCGTGGCCTTCACCGAAGCCTCAAAGCCCTCAAGGATAGTGGCGATCTGCCTCTCGGAGATGATTAGGGGTGGCATCCAACGAATGATATTGCCAAAGGTCCCTGCATTCATCGCAATAATTCGATGCGTATTAAATAGATCCTTCAAGATGGCACTGGTCCGGCTAGGGTCAGGTGAACCCGTGACCGGGTCCACGATCTCCACACCGACCATCAGGCCGAGTGAACGGATCTTCCCAATCTCCTTGTGCGACTCCGCTATCTTCCGCAAGCCCTCACTGAGCTGCGCTCCGCGTGCAGCCGCATTCTCGACCAAGCCCTCCTCTTTGATGACATCTATAGTTGCAATAGCGGCGGCGACGCCGATTGGATTGGCACCATAGGTTCCACCATGGCTACCAACTGTCCATTCCTTCATTATCTCCAAAGAGGATCCAATGCCCGAAAACGGGAAACCAGAGGCGATACCCTTGGCCATCACGATGATATCCGGGGTGATATTTGAATGCTCAACTGCAAACATGCGCCCTGTTCTACCGAAACCAGTTTGCACCTCATCTGCAACAAACAAGATGCCATGCTTCGTGCAGCGCTCGCGTATAGCCTGGAGGAACTCCGCCGGCGCAGGCAGATAGCCACCCTCACCCAAGACCGGTTCGATTACCATCGCCGCGGTCTCGTTAGGCGCGGTTTGCGCCGCCAGCAGGTAGTCAAGGTAGTCGATCGCTTCATCGACACTAGCCCCATCCGCTCCTCCGGCTCGAGGGAAACCAGGGAACAGCGAGACGAATACTCCAGCAGGCAAAGGCTGATAACCGGCACGATAGCCCGTTCGAGATGTAGTCATTGCCATGGCCTGAGCGGTGCGACCATGGAAACTGCCCTGGAAGACAATGAGATTCGTGCGTTTCGTATATTGGCGTGCCAGCTTGACGGCCGCCTCTGTAGCCTCAGCTCCCGAGTTACTGAAGAAAAAGGTGTCGATGCCTTCTGGTGTAATAGCCTCGAGCCGATCAGCCAACTCCTGAAGGCGATGATATGTATAGATGTTGACTTGTGCATGAATGAACTTCTGTGCCTGTTCTGCAATAGCTTGCGCCACTTTGGGGTGGCTGTGGCCCGTTGAGGTTACCGCTATCCCCGACGTCGCATCAAGATAGCTCGTGCCTTCAGTGTCGAAAACCAAAGCTCCCTCACCACGGACGACAGTGAGTGGTGTGAGCTTCGACCAAACCGGTGCTAAATGTGCCATTCTCTCTCCTTTTCCATTACTTCCCTCAAAACACTGACCTTATCCCTTTTGGCCAATCAAAGTACGCCTCAACGAGTCAAGAATCGACGTAGGTATGCCTCGCTGCTCCAAGCTGTCTACAACTTGCGTCATAGCGAGTCCTGCATTGATACCTAGGTAGCGTAGAGGCTCAGGTTCCCAAGAACGCGGCGGACGGTCGAAGATTTTGCTAACCGATGGCAGGAGTTGTGGGGTCAGCAAACGCTGTGCTATCAACCGTCCGATGAGGTTAGTCAAGGCTACTCCATCGCCTGCATAACCATACACCTTTATAAGTCCAGATTCCTCGTTCACATCGATACGTGGAAACCAATCTCGCGTGACCCCGAGGGTTCCTCCCCAAAAATGGGTGAACTCTACGCCGTCGAGGCCGGGCAACAATTCGCGAACGCTACGCTCAAGCCGCTGGCGCATGTCTCTCCCACGTTCAGGAGCAGGCGTGATCGTTGAACCGTAACCATAGGGAGCACCTCGTCCCCCGAAGGCAATCCTACGATCAGCGGTGATCTGACCATATACGACCAGATTTCTCTCATCGGCGAAACTCAGACCAATTTTAGGACTCCCAATAGATGCGTACTGCGCATCGTTAAGTGGAGCCGTCACGATCATCATCGAGTAGAGCGGCAATACCAACCGATGCCACTTCGCAAACTGAGCGGTATAAGATTCGGTCGCAACCACGATCGAGCGAGCCTTGACCGTATGCGAATTTGCCACCAACGCATGATCCCCAAAACTCACGACATCGGTGTTTTCGTAAATCCTGACTCCCATCTCGTCTAGACGGTCAGCGAGTCCACGAACTAACTTGGCGGGCTGTACTGTCGCGCACTGTGGCTCATGAGCTCCTCCAATCACACCGTTCGCGCGCAGGAAACGCTCAACACCGCGTGCATCGAATAGAGTTGAACTCAGCGGTACATCTGCTTGCAGCCGTCGCCACTGCGCATGGTCTCTGGCAAGCAAGACCGTCCCGGCCTTAGTGAAGTCACACCGTATACCGAGCTGCTCCACCTGGCTGCCGACTTCATCAACCGTAGCCTCAAGGGAACTCTTCAGTTCGCCTGCTAGAACGGAACCATACTCGCGTTCAACCCTCGAGAATGACACCGGGAAAAGGCTAGATACCCAACCACCATTGCGACCTGAAGCACCAAAACCAACATAAGAACGCTCGAAAACCGCAACGCGAAGGCTAGGGTCGAGTCGAGCGAGGTAGCGCGCAGTCCACAAACCAGTAAGACCACCACCAACGATCGCAACATCGACTTCGATTGATGACCGGAGCGAAGCCCGTGGCTTTATCTCGTCAATCTGGTGCAACCAGAAACTCGGAAGGACCGACACGGGCTATCGCTCAATCACTAAATAAGCTCGGCTATCGACCGATGGCTTGGGCTACAACCGGATGAACGATCTCACCCTTAGAGATGTTTAGCGAGCCGGTCAACATAGGATCTTCGGGATCTCGTGCGAGTCGAACGAGCTTCGGGACGACCGCCGCCGACAGCGCACGTGACGCTGTCTTCGGATATTGACCCGGTACATTGGTCACGCAGTAGTGAATGACTCCCAGCTCCTCGTATATTGGCTCCGAGTGCGAAGTCGGTCGCGACGTTTCGATGCAACCACCCTGGTCGATTGCCAAGTCAACGATCACCGAACCTGGCTTCATACTTGCGACATGGTCGCGTAGCACCAACTTAGGTGCCTTGGCACCGGTAACGAGAGCAGCACCAACGACGAGATCTGCATCTCGCACAGCCTCGCTGATTGCGTGCTCGGAGCTTGCGAGCGTTGCCGTCACTGTACCCTCCTGATGGGCCATGTAGAGCCTATGGAGGTCGATGTCGACACCAGTAACCTCGGCGTCCATACCGCGAGCCCCACGAGCAGCCATCGTGCCTGCGACGCCCATCCCTATAACCACAACGCGCGCTGGTGGTACGCCAGCTGACCCTCCGAGAAGTACTCCTGACCCAGCAGCGAGATAGTGGGCGCCTACGATAGCAGCGGTGCGCCCGGCAACTTCACTCATTGGTGCAAGCAGAGGAAGGCCGCCCTTCTCTTCAAGAGTCTCATAGGCGAAGGCATCGATGCCGCTATCAACAAGGGCTTTAGCCAGCGCGGGCTCTGCCGCAAGATGAAGGTATGCAAAAAGCGTGAGATCCCTACGAAAGAAACCCCATTCGGATTCCTGGGGCTCCTTGACCTTTACAACCAGGTCAGCCGCCCAGGTCTCTTTGGCATTGGCAGCGATCTTGGCTCCCACACCTTCGTAGTCGGCGTTCGAAAACCCCGCACCAACACCTGCATTTGTCTCTACAAAGACATCAAATCCGGCCTGAACACAGGACTTCACAGCAGAGGGATCGAGCGCGACCCTCCGCTCCCCATCTTTGATCTCCTTAGGAAGGCCGATCGACTGAACCATACTTACTCCTCAATCACTCGTAGCGACAGACAAACCCGACGCCAGAAATCGTAACGGGACAACTCATGAGCAATTTGACCCACAACTATGCTAGAGCATTCAGAGATAGGGTGCAAGCGAATCAATAAGAAATACAGGTCAATTCAATTGATTCAAAAGCTAAATGTCATAAAATGACGGAATCCTCATGGCGTAAGCAAACAGTCAGCATAAACGACGCAAAACCAGCCACTGAAGGCTATTCTTGGGGCAAGTGTCATACTTCTCACCATCTTTCAGTCAGCTCTTCCCCAATGCAGCAATATCCTCGATAGACCCCTTGGCCTCACAGGCGGCAGTAGATCTGCTACGTCGTGGCGGATCCGCCATTGACGCAGCTATCGCGGCGAATGCCGTCCTCGCGGTGACTGCCCCCGACCAATGCGGTCTGGGGGGCGACCTGGTAGCACTCGTTTACTCTCCACCATCCTCACGAGGTTCTGCGGAGGTCCAATCACTGCAGGCAATTGGCTCGTCTGGCACTGGAGCTTCAGCCGAAAGTTTGCGAGCTGATGGCCATAGCTCAATTCCGCGGTCTAGCCTTCATGCTCTTACCGTACCAGGCGCGGTCGACG includes these proteins:
- a CDS encoding aspartate aminotransferase family protein gives rise to the protein MAHLAPVWSKLTPLTVVRGEGALVFDTEGTSYLDATSGIAVTSTGHSHPKVAQAIAEQAQKFIHAQVNIYTYHRLQELADRLEAITPEGIDTFFFSNSGAEATEAAVKLARQYTKRTNLIVFQGSFHGRTAQAMAMTTSRTGYRAGYQPLPAGVFVSLFPGFPRAGGADGASVDEAIDYLDYLLAAQTAPNETAAMVIEPVLGEGGYLPAPAEFLQAIRERCTKHGILFVADEVQTGFGRTGRMFAVEHSNITPDIIVMAKGIASGFPFSGIGSSLEIMKEWTVGSHGGTYGANPIGVAAAIATIDVIKEEGLVENAAARGAQLSEGLRKIAESHKEIGKIRSLGLMVGVEIVDPVTGSPDPSRTSAILKDLFNTHRIIAMNAGTFGNIIRWMPPLIISERQIATILEGFEASVKATT
- a CDS encoding NAD(P)/FAD-dependent oxidoreductase → MSVLPSFWLHQIDEIKPRASLRSSIEVDVAIVGGGLTGLWTARYLARLDPSLRVAVFERSYVGFGASGRNGGWVSSLFPVSFSRVEREYGSVLAGELKSSLEATVDEVGSQVEQLGIRCDFTKAGTVLLARDHAQWRRLQADVPLSSTLFDARGVERFLRANGVIGGAHEPQCATVQPAKLVRGLADRLDEMGVRIYENTDVVSFGDHALVANSHTVKARSIVVATESYTAQFAKWHRLVLPLYSMMIVTAPLNDAQYASIGSPKIGLSFADERNLVVYGQITADRRIAFGGRGAPYGYGSTITPAPERGRDMRQRLERSVRELLPGLDGVEFTHFWGGTLGVTRDWFPRIDVNEESGLIKVYGYAGDGVALTNLIGRLIAQRLLTPQLLPSVSKIFDRPPRSWEPEPLRYLGINAGLAMTQVVDSLEQRGIPTSILDSLRRTLIGQKG
- the ald gene encoding alanine dehydrogenase — encoded protein: MVQSIGLPKEIKDGERRVALDPSAVKSCVQAGFDVFVETNAGVGAGFSNADYEGVGAKIAANAKETWAADLVVKVKEPQESEWGFFRRDLTLFAYLHLAAEPALAKALVDSGIDAFAYETLEEKGGLPLLAPMSEVAGRTAAIVGAHYLAAGSGVLLGGSAGVPPARVVVIGMGVAGTMAARGARGMDAEVTGVDIDLHRLYMAHQEGTVTATLASSEHAISEAVRDADLVVGAALVTGAKAPKLVLRDHVASMKPGSVIVDLAIDQGGCIETSRPTSHSEPIYEELGVIHYCVTNVPGQYPKTASRALSAAVVPKLVRLARDPEDPMLTGSLNISKGEIVHPVVAQAIGR